Proteins encoded within one genomic window of Bacillus sp. 1NLA3E:
- a CDS encoding YhcN/YlaJ family sporulation lipoprotein, which produces MGKKLNCSYKILVAVIIINLSLVGCSHYKSKETKLALFKTIHPTPTVVDEKNTKDLKTLKKVRKEIISIEPIYDVAVIKGGKDTIVAYKVKHLHRFKMKQIEKEINQKLEKKFPKEDFTISSDYKIFLEVIELINDEKKPDFSDKKANKRIQEIITLKKELT; this is translated from the coding sequence ATGGGAAAAAAATTGAATTGTAGCTATAAGATTCTCGTAGCAGTTATCATCATAAACCTTTCTTTAGTGGGTTGCAGTCATTACAAAAGCAAGGAAACAAAATTAGCCCTGTTTAAAACAATCCATCCTACACCAACAGTAGTAGATGAAAAAAACACAAAGGACCTGAAAACACTAAAGAAAGTGAGGAAAGAGATTATATCGATTGAGCCTATTTATGATGTAGCCGTTATTAAGGGAGGAAAAGATACAATTGTTGCTTACAAAGTCAAACATCTTCACAGGTTTAAAATGAAGCAAATTGAAAAAGAGATTAATCAAAAGCTCGAAAAAAAGTTTCCTAAAGAGGATTTCACCATTTCGAGTGATTATAAGATTTTTCTTGAAGTGATTGAACTCATCAATGATGAGAAAAAACCGGATTTTTCCGATAAGAAAGCGAATAAAAGAATCCAAGAAATCATTACTTTGAAAAAGGAATTAACATAA
- the spoVAC gene encoding stage V sporulation protein AC, producing MGKKQKKLTPQQLQYQQLQKKHELKRPVLKNCLKAFLIGGIICVIGQAISYFYIYFFNFTEQTAGNPTVATMVFLAMLLTGFGVYDHLAQFGGAGSAVPVTGFGNAVISAAIEHRTEGYVLGVGGNMFKLAGSVILFGVFSAFVVALIKTLLDILGVF from the coding sequence TTGGGAAAAAAACAAAAAAAACTTACACCACAGCAGCTGCAATATCAGCAGCTACAAAAAAAGCATGAATTAAAACGGCCAGTATTAAAAAATTGTCTAAAAGCATTTTTAATTGGTGGAATCATTTGTGTGATTGGACAGGCAATTAGCTACTTCTATATCTATTTCTTTAACTTTACCGAGCAAACGGCAGGAAACCCTACTGTTGCGACAATGGTTTTCTTAGCAATGTTATTAACAGGGTTTGGAGTTTACGATCACCTTGCTCAATTTGGAGGGGCGGGCAGTGCTGTACCCGTGACTGGGTTTGGTAATGCTGTTATTTCAGCAGCGATAGAGCACCGGACAGAAGGGTATGTACTTGGGGTTGGTGGTAATATGTTCAAACTGGCGGGATCGGTAATTTTATTTGGGGTATTTTCTGCTTTTGTTGTCGCTTTAATTAAAACTCTTCTGGACATTTTGGGGGTTTTTTAA
- the spoVAD gene encoding stage V sporulation protein AD: MLKGKQSWIFKNRPAIISTGVSGGPFEANGNLANDFDYLHEDLWMGQDSYEKAHRLLIEEAINRSLQKCNLEKDKLQFFIGGDLINQITPTSFAARTFQVPYMGIFGACSTSMEGLALASFLVNYQGADYILTGASSHNAAVEKQFRYPTEYGGQKPPTAQWTVTGAGVAILAKNLDENKNDHPVTTSATIGKVVDMGLTDPFNMGGAMAPAAADTIAAHFRDLQLSPSYYDLIVTGDLGRIGHETAFDLLTKNGVMLSKEQFRDCGLMIYKDNQPVMSGGSGAGCSATVFYGHLLNEMKKGIYKKILVVATGALLSPISFQQNETIPCIAHAVSIEIGN; encoded by the coding sequence ATGTTAAAAGGAAAACAAAGTTGGATTTTTAAAAATAGACCAGCGATTATCTCCACCGGCGTTTCTGGAGGTCCATTTGAAGCAAATGGGAATTTGGCCAATGATTTCGATTACCTTCACGAAGATCTTTGGATGGGACAGGATTCTTATGAAAAGGCACATCGCCTTTTAATCGAGGAAGCAATCAATAGGTCATTACAAAAATGCAATTTAGAAAAGGATAAGCTGCAGTTTTTTATTGGTGGGGACTTAATTAATCAAATTACTCCAACAAGTTTTGCCGCGAGAACTTTTCAGGTACCTTACATGGGGATATTTGGAGCATGTTCCACCTCAATGGAAGGGCTTGCACTGGCTTCTTTTCTCGTAAATTATCAAGGAGCAGATTACATATTAACTGGTGCATCTAGTCATAATGCTGCAGTGGAAAAACAGTTCCGCTATCCAACTGAATATGGTGGCCAAAAGCCACCGACTGCCCAGTGGACCGTTACGGGTGCCGGTGTAGCAATTCTTGCAAAAAATTTAGATGAAAATAAGAATGATCATCCAGTGACGACATCGGCAACGATTGGCAAAGTGGTAGATATGGGGCTGACAGATCCCTTTAACATGGGGGGAGCGATGGCACCGGCTGCGGCAGATACGATTGCAGCTCATTTTAGAGATTTACAGTTATCCCCCTCTTATTATGACTTAATTGTAACGGGTGATCTTGGCAGAATAGGGCATGAAACGGCTTTCGACTTGCTGACCAAAAATGGAGTTATGCTCTCAAAGGAACAATTTAGGGATTGCGGTTTAATGATTTATAAAGATAATCAGCCTGTGATGTCTGGTGGCAGTGGTGCAGGTTGTTCAGCGACTGTATTTTATGGTCATCTGTTGAATGAAATGAAAAAAGGTATCTATAAGAAAATATTAGTCGTAGCAACCGGTGCACTATTATCTCCGATATCTTTTCAACAGAATGAAACAATCCCATGCATAGCACATGCGGTGTCAATTGAAATAGGAAACTAA
- the spoVAE gene encoding stage V sporulation protein AE: MLAMFFWAFVIGGLICVFGQLLFDVAKLTPGHTLSLLVVIGSVLGGFGLYDPIADFAGAGATIPITSFGNSLVLGALQEAEKHGIVGVLTGMFEVTSSGISAAIVFGFIGALFFKPKG, encoded by the coding sequence ATGCTGGCAATGTTTTTTTGGGCTTTTGTGATTGGAGGTCTCATTTGTGTATTTGGTCAGCTTTTATTTGATGTTGCAAAATTGACGCCTGGCCATACTTTAAGTTTATTAGTGGTTATTGGATCTGTATTAGGTGGGTTTGGTCTTTATGATCCAATAGCCGATTTTGCGGGGGCTGGCGCGACCATTCCGATTACCAGTTTTGGTAATTCCTTAGTGCTTGGTGCCCTTCAAGAGGCAGAGAAGCATGGTATTGTTGGTGTTTTAACAGGAATGTTTGAAGTAACAAGCTCAGGAATTTCAGCTGCAATCGTATTTGGTTTCATCGGTGCTCTGTTCTTCAAACCAAAGGGCTAA
- a CDS encoding YjcZ family sporulation protein, with product MGFGYCGYGGYGGYGYGGGYGGSTFVLIVVLFILLIIVGASFY from the coding sequence ATGGGCTTTGGTTACTGTGGCTATGGCGGATATGGCGGATACGGATACGGAGGCGGTTACGGTGGTTCGACTTTCGTTCTAATCGTCGTATTGTTCATCTTGTTAATCATTGTTGGAGCAAGCTTCTATTAA
- a CDS encoding stage VI sporulation protein F: protein MDNGFFKNVEKKTGVNMKDILDLANSLQHANFKDEKTVRGVIRKVSQIAGKSVSRDMEDKIVQSIIKDGKSLDFNTISKMINKK from the coding sequence ATGGATAATGGTTTCTTTAAAAACGTTGAAAAGAAAACAGGCGTCAATATGAAGGATATTTTGGATCTTGCCAACTCTTTGCAGCATGCTAATTTTAAAGATGAAAAGACGGTTAGAGGCGTAATCCGGAAGGTCTCTCAAATCGCTGGAAAATCAGTTTCAAGAGATATGGAAGATAAAATTGTTCAATCGATTATTAAAGATGGTAAATCATTAGATTTTAATACCATTTCAAAAATGATCAATAAAAAGTAG
- a CDS encoding UvrD-helicase domain-containing protein: MKTAIFLKDKIHLNKTNREEYQKIYDAGKKGSLTCPSCGDKVRLYLGIMEEPHFFHVLPDHKSCADQPIIEEVAPVKVESVYTEQNGFRIPVSRSIQTTATATREVILKKSRALKIDKPFVSSPPFRIEHDHSYIHALAKSGFSLDRSQAKAVSYSDGPILVLAGAGSGKTRVLTARTAFMLEEKKLNPSSIMLVTFTAKAAAEMKARLHHYPNISGRQIQQLVTGTFHSIFYRILSFHARERWDARNLLKRDWQREQMLKEAGRTLNLDEKEFSYDLALQKISYWKNNLEFPDTVKPEGDWEEKVAFLYKQYELNKQNHQLFDFDDMLIGCFQLFQADSSLLETYQNRFQYFLIDEFQDINKVQYELIKLLSAKSKNVCAVGDDDQSIYAFRGSDPSYLLEFERDFPNAKLVVLDQNYRSSHEIVSVANQIISQNKRRRAKSMAAQYSHTQTPVSFFPYDEEEEATMILTDILEKIAHGKRPSDFAILFRTNTGSRAMFERLVSSSLPFKIDQDIESFYDRFIVKGMLAFLKLSLNEDDQNAIKAVLPALFIKQTVFQDIKAESILQDCSMLESLSHLKTAYAFQAKKLKKLIPILRGLSSLSPTVAIEMVEKELGFQDFVKKRGNEGNQLDKGSDDIRDLKVAAKNFSSILDFLEHTDHMKAMNKEMKQISKQVQDAVTLSTIHRAKGLEYNTVYVLGTVDGSLPHDYSLESLRNGDSSALEEERRLLYVAVTRAMEALYLSIPERLRGKKANPSRFLSTLR, encoded by the coding sequence ATGAAAACTGCCATTTTCCTTAAAGATAAAATCCATTTAAATAAAACAAACCGTGAAGAATATCAAAAGATTTATGATGCCGGAAAAAAGGGCTCACTAACTTGTCCAAGTTGTGGGGACAAAGTGCGGCTCTATTTGGGAATTATGGAAGAACCTCACTTCTTTCACGTTCTTCCTGATCATAAAAGCTGCGCTGACCAACCTATTATCGAGGAGGTAGCACCTGTAAAAGTAGAATCAGTCTATACTGAACAAAATGGATTTAGAATACCTGTTTCCCGCTCCATTCAGACTACTGCAACGGCCACGCGTGAGGTTATTTTAAAAAAATCCCGTGCCTTGAAAATAGACAAACCATTTGTTTCATCCCCACCATTTAGAATAGAACATGACCACTCCTATATACACGCGCTTGCCAAAAGTGGCTTCAGTCTCGACAGGAGCCAAGCAAAGGCTGTCTCCTATTCAGACGGGCCCATCCTCGTTCTTGCCGGGGCAGGGAGTGGGAAAACACGAGTGTTGACGGCTCGTACTGCCTTTATGTTAGAAGAGAAAAAGCTCAATCCTAGTTCGATTATGCTGGTAACCTTTACGGCAAAGGCTGCTGCTGAAATGAAAGCTAGACTCCATCACTATCCAAATATTTCTGGAAGACAGATTCAACAACTAGTAACTGGTACTTTTCATAGTATCTTTTACCGAATTCTCTCATTCCATGCTCGTGAAAGATGGGATGCTCGGAATCTATTAAAACGAGATTGGCAACGGGAACAAATGCTTAAGGAAGCTGGTCGGACCCTCAATCTAGACGAAAAGGAGTTTTCTTATGACTTGGCGCTTCAGAAAATTAGTTATTGGAAAAACAATCTAGAATTTCCTGATACAGTGAAACCTGAGGGCGATTGGGAAGAAAAAGTGGCCTTCTTGTATAAACAATACGAATTAAATAAGCAAAATCACCAGCTGTTTGATTTTGATGATATGCTTATCGGCTGTTTTCAATTATTCCAAGCAGATTCTTCCTTACTAGAAACCTATCAAAATCGTTTTCAATACTTTCTGATTGACGAGTTTCAAGATATTAATAAAGTTCAATACGAACTGATTAAATTGCTGTCGGCAAAATCAAAGAATGTCTGTGCTGTTGGTGATGATGATCAATCCATTTATGCTTTTCGTGGAAGCGATCCATCTTACCTCTTAGAGTTTGAACGAGATTTTCCAAACGCAAAGTTAGTTGTTCTTGATCAAAACTACCGTTCTAGTCATGAAATCGTGTCTGTAGCCAATCAGATCATTAGTCAAAATAAACGCCGAAGAGCAAAATCGATGGCAGCTCAATACTCGCATACCCAGACTCCTGTTAGCTTCTTTCCTTACGATGAGGAAGAAGAGGCTACCATGATCCTGACTGATATTTTAGAAAAAATAGCCCATGGAAAACGGCCCAGTGATTTTGCGATACTATTCCGGACCAACACCGGAAGCCGTGCCATGTTTGAACGGCTTGTCTCTTCCAGTCTTCCCTTTAAAATTGACCAGGATATTGAGTCCTTTTATGACCGCTTTATTGTAAAAGGGATGCTGGCATTTTTAAAGTTAAGCCTGAACGAAGATGATCAAAATGCCATTAAAGCGGTCCTTCCAGCCCTGTTTATCAAACAAACCGTATTCCAAGATATTAAGGCAGAAAGTATTTTACAAGATTGCTCTATGCTAGAATCATTGTCCCATTTGAAAACTGCCTACGCATTTCAAGCAAAAAAATTAAAAAAGCTTATCCCTATTCTTCGTGGTTTATCTTCACTTTCACCGACTGTGGCGATTGAAATGGTAGAAAAAGAGCTAGGTTTTCAGGACTTTGTAAAGAAACGAGGCAATGAAGGCAACCAACTCGACAAAGGCTCCGATGACATTCGTGATTTGAAAGTTGCTGCAAAGAACTTTTCTAGTATTCTCGATTTTCTAGAACACACCGACCATATGAAGGCTATGAACAAGGAAATGAAACAAATCTCAAAGCAAGTCCAAGATGCCGTCACCTTAAGTACGATCCATCGAGCCAAAGGATTAGAGTACAATACTGTGTATGTTTTAGGTACTGTTGATGGTTCGCTCCCACATGATTACTCGTTAGAGTCACTTCGAAATGGGGATTCATCAGCTTTGGAAGAGGAAAGACGGTTGTTATATGTAGCTGTTACAAGGGCAATGGAAGCTTTGTATTTGTCTATTCCCGAAAGGTTACGAGGAAAAAAAGCTAATCCTTCCAGGTTTTTATCAACACTTAGATAA
- a CDS encoding GNAT family N-acetyltransferase produces the protein MTVKVVATEQELNDAYSIRKKVFIEEQQVPPEEEIDQNEAEATHFVLYENDQPVGAGRFRVLAGIGKVERICVLKGQRNTGAGKELMNFIEKYAQTNGISNLKLNAQTHAIPFYSRLGYKTISEEFLDAGIPHKSMKKIL, from the coding sequence ATGACTGTTAAAGTTGTCGCAACTGAACAAGAATTAAATGATGCTTACTCGATAAGAAAAAAAGTATTTATTGAAGAACAACAAGTTCCACCTGAAGAAGAAATTGATCAGAATGAAGCAGAAGCAACGCACTTTGTCCTTTATGAAAATGATCAACCAGTTGGTGCTGGACGGTTCCGCGTCCTAGCAGGCATCGGAAAGGTTGAACGAATTTGTGTTTTGAAGGGCCAACGCAATACTGGTGCCGGGAAAGAACTCATGAATTTTATTGAGAAATATGCGCAAACAAATGGCATATCAAACTTAAAACTAAATGCCCAAACCCATGCGATCCCTTTTTATAGCCGCTTAGGCTATAAAACTATTTCTGAAGAATTTTTGGATGCTGGTATTCCTCATAAAAGCATGAAAAAGATCTTATAA